The following proteins are co-located in the Numida meleagris isolate 19003 breed g44 Domestic line chromosome 8, NumMel1.0, whole genome shotgun sequence genome:
- the LOC110403372 gene encoding COMM domain-containing protein 5-like produces the protein MAAVAVGKAAGAAYGHGESGGGGGGFLGSRVPAEVEAMARGLQDVGKETFRRLLKVTVNALEGKDCKESVKTIAESTDLSEEQLAFLISGMYTLLREALRLPLSTFKQEVFKEDLKELRIPEDFITDFASIVFGSRRPVSEGTALTQASRLPNVQDFKWRVDVAISTSSLARALQPSILMLMKLSDGTAHRFEVPVAKFQELRYNIALILKEMNDLEKRSILKIQD, from the exons ATGGCGGCCGTGGCGGTGGGCAAAGCGGCGGGAGCGGCCTACGGGCACGGCgagagcggcggcggcggcggaggctTCCTGGGGTCACGGGTGCCGGCCGAGGTGGAGGCGATGGCCCGCGGCCTGCAGGACGTAGGCAAGGAGACCTTCCGCCGCCTGCTGAAAG TCACTGTTAATGCATTGGAAGGAAAAGACTGCAAAGAGTCTGTCAAGACGATTGCAGAAAGCACCGATCTCTCCGAAGAGCAGCTTGCTTTCCTCATTTCTGGCATGTATACTCTTCTCCGAGAAGCACTGAGACTCCCTTTATCGACTTTCAAACAAGAA GTTTTTAAGGAAGACCTAAAGGAGCTCAG GATACCAGAAGATTTCATCACGGACTTTGCCAGTATTGTCTTTGGTAGCAG GCGTCCTGTTTCTGAAGGCACAGCTCTGACACAAGCAAGTAGGCTGCCAAATGTCCAAGACTTCAAGTGGAGAGTGGACGTAGCTATATCCACAAG TTCACTCGCCCGTGCTCTTCAACCATCCATTTTAATGCTGATGAAGCTTTCAGATGGGACAGCTCATCGCTTTGAA GTGCCAGTTGCAAAGTTTCAGGAGCTGAGATACAACATTGCCCTTATactgaaggaaatgaatgatttggagaaaagaagcatACTGAAAATCCAGGACTGA
- the FAM199X gene encoding protein FAM199X isoform X1, with product MAARPRPAPRHGPTRGPPFGLRRDRGRCAAAARRKEAAGPAARNFLRAAAHGCPCGTAAVCVRRPPAAAMTEELYEKFLAPDEPCPLLSHQHPPRGGSLSLSEEGCLDVSDFGCQLSSCHRTDPLHRFHSNRWNLTSCGTSVASSECSEELFSSVSVGDQDDCYSLLDDQEFTSFDLFPEGSVCSDVSSSISTYWDWSDSEFEWQLPGSDITSGSDVLSDVIPSIPSSPCLLPKKKNKHRNLDELPWSAMTNDEQVEYIEYLSRKVSTEMGLREQLDIIKIIDPTAQISPTDSEFIIELNCLTDEKLKQVRNYIKEHGPRQRSARENWKRSSYSCASTSGVSGASVSSSSASMVSSASSSGSSVANSASNSSANMSRAHSDSNLSTSAAERIRDSKKRSKQRKLQQKALRKRQLKEQRQARKERLSGLFLNEEVLSLKVTEEDHEGDVDVLM from the exons ATGGCAGCGCGGCCCCGCCCGGCGCCCCGGCACGGCCCCACGCGTGGGCCGCCGTTCGGCCTCCGGCGCGACAGGGGGCGCTGTGCTGCGGCGGCGCGGCGGAAGGAGGCCGCCGGCCCGGCGGCCAGGAACTTCCTGCGAGCGGCCGCTCATGGCTGCCCCTGCGGCACGGCCGCTGTGTGTGTGAGGCGTccgcccgccgccgccatgACCGAGGAGCTGTACGAGAAGTTTCTGGCCCCCGACGAGCCGTGCCCGCTTCTCTCGCACCAGCACCCGCCGCGGGGCGGTAGCCTCAGCCTGAGCGAGGAGGGCTGCCTGGACGTCAGCGACTTCGGCTGCCAGCTCTCGTCCTGCCACCGCACCGACCCGCTGCACCGCTTCCACTCCAATAG ATGGAACTTGACTTCTTGTGGAACTAGCGTGGCCAGCTCAGAGTGCAGTGAGGAGCTGTTCTCTTCAGTTTCAGTTGGTGACCAGGATGACTGCTATTCTCTGCTGGATGACCAGGAGTTCACCTCTTTTGATTTGTTCCCTGAAGGCAGTGTCTGCAGTGATGTCTCCTCCTCGATCAGCACATACTGGGATTGGTCGGACAGCGAGTTTGAATGGCAG CTGCCTGGCAGTGACATTACAAGTGGGAGTGATGTACTTTCTGATGTTATACCTAGTATTCCAAGCTCTCCATGTCTGCTTCcgaaaaagaaaaacaagcatagGAATCTTGATGAACTTCCATGGAGTGCAATGACAAATGATGAACAG GTTGAATATATTGAATATCTAAGTCGCAAAGTCAGTACAGAGATGGGCCTTCGAGAGCAACTTGACATTATCAAAATTATTGATCCTACTGCTCAGATATCACCTACAGATAGTGAATTCATTATTGAACTAAACTGTCTCACGGATGAAAAATTGAAACAG GTGAGAAATTATATCAAGGAACATGGACCTCGTCAACGATCTGCGAGGGAAAACTGGAAGAGGAGTAGCTACAGTTGTGCCAGTACCAGTGGTGTGAGTGGTGCCAGcgtcagcagcagcagtgccagcatggTCAgctcagcaagcagcagtggTTCTAGTGTTGCTAACTCTGCTTCAAATTCAAGTGCCAACATGAGTCGAGCGCACAGTGATAGTAATTTGTCTAcaagtgctgcagaaagaatCCGGGATTCAAAA AAACGTTCCAAGCAACGGAAATTACAACAAAAAGCCTTACGCAAGAGACAGCTGAAAGAGCAAAGACAAGCTCGTAAGGAAAGACTGAGTGGATTATTTCTTAATGAAGAAGTGCTCTCTTTAAAAGTGACTGAGGAGGACCATGAAGGAGATGTGGACGTTTTAATGTGA
- the FAM199X gene encoding protein FAM199X isoform X2: protein MAARPRPAPRHGPTRGPPFGLRRDRGRCAAAARRKEAAGPAARNFLRAAAHGCPCGTAAVCVRRPPAAAMTEELYEKFLAPDEPCPLLSHQHPPRGGSLSLSEEGCLDVSDFGCQLSSCHRTDPLHRFHSNRWNLTSCGTSVASSECSEELFSSVSVGDQDDCYSLLDDQEFTSFDLFPEGSVCSDVSSSISTYWDWSDSEFEWQLPGSDITSGSDVLSDVIPSIPSSPCLLPKKKNKHRNLDELPWSAMTNDEQVEYIEYLSRKVSTEMGLREQLDIIKIIDPTAQISPTDSEFIIELNCLTDEKLKQVRNYIKEHGPRQRSARENWKRSSYSCASTSGVSGASVSSSSASMVSSASSSGSSVANSASNSSANMSRAHSDSNLSTSAAERIRDSKVKTFQATEITTKSLTQETAERAKTSS, encoded by the exons ATGGCAGCGCGGCCCCGCCCGGCGCCCCGGCACGGCCCCACGCGTGGGCCGCCGTTCGGCCTCCGGCGCGACAGGGGGCGCTGTGCTGCGGCGGCGCGGCGGAAGGAGGCCGCCGGCCCGGCGGCCAGGAACTTCCTGCGAGCGGCCGCTCATGGCTGCCCCTGCGGCACGGCCGCTGTGTGTGTGAGGCGTccgcccgccgccgccatgACCGAGGAGCTGTACGAGAAGTTTCTGGCCCCCGACGAGCCGTGCCCGCTTCTCTCGCACCAGCACCCGCCGCGGGGCGGTAGCCTCAGCCTGAGCGAGGAGGGCTGCCTGGACGTCAGCGACTTCGGCTGCCAGCTCTCGTCCTGCCACCGCACCGACCCGCTGCACCGCTTCCACTCCAATAG ATGGAACTTGACTTCTTGTGGAACTAGCGTGGCCAGCTCAGAGTGCAGTGAGGAGCTGTTCTCTTCAGTTTCAGTTGGTGACCAGGATGACTGCTATTCTCTGCTGGATGACCAGGAGTTCACCTCTTTTGATTTGTTCCCTGAAGGCAGTGTCTGCAGTGATGTCTCCTCCTCGATCAGCACATACTGGGATTGGTCGGACAGCGAGTTTGAATGGCAG CTGCCTGGCAGTGACATTACAAGTGGGAGTGATGTACTTTCTGATGTTATACCTAGTATTCCAAGCTCTCCATGTCTGCTTCcgaaaaagaaaaacaagcatagGAATCTTGATGAACTTCCATGGAGTGCAATGACAAATGATGAACAG GTTGAATATATTGAATATCTAAGTCGCAAAGTCAGTACAGAGATGGGCCTTCGAGAGCAACTTGACATTATCAAAATTATTGATCCTACTGCTCAGATATCACCTACAGATAGTGAATTCATTATTGAACTAAACTGTCTCACGGATGAAAAATTGAAACAG GTGAGAAATTATATCAAGGAACATGGACCTCGTCAACGATCTGCGAGGGAAAACTGGAAGAGGAGTAGCTACAGTTGTGCCAGTACCAGTGGTGTGAGTGGTGCCAGcgtcagcagcagcagtgccagcatggTCAgctcagcaagcagcagtggTTCTAGTGTTGCTAACTCTGCTTCAAATTCAAGTGCCAACATGAGTCGAGCGCACAGTGATAGTAATTTGTCTAcaagtgctgcagaaagaatCCGGGATTCAAAAGTAA AAACGTTCCAAGCAACGGAAATTACAACAAAAAGCCTTACGCAAGAGACAGCTGAAAGAGCAAAGACAAGCTCGTAA